In Vidua chalybeata isolate OUT-0048 chromosome 9, bVidCha1 merged haplotype, whole genome shotgun sequence, a genomic segment contains:
- the PDE4B gene encoding cAMP-specific 3',5'-cyclic phosphodiesterase 4B isoform X2 produces METLEELDWCLDQLETIQTYRSVSEMASNKFKRMLNRELTHLSEMSRSGNQVSEYISNTFLDKQNDVEIPSPTQKDREKKKKQQLMTQISGVKKLMHSSSLNNTSISRFGVKTEKEDHLAKELEDLNKWGLNIFNVARYSHNRPLTCIMYAIFQERDLLKTFKISSDTFVTYMMTLEDHYHSDVAYHNSLHAADVAQSTHVLLSTPALDAVFTDLEILAAIFAAAIHDVDHPGVSNQFLINTNSELALMYNDESVLENHHLAVGFKLLQEEHCDIFQNLTKKQRQTLRKMVIDMVLATDMSKHMSLLADLKTMVETKKVTSSGVLLLDNYTDRIQVLRNMVHCADLSNPTKSLELYRQWTDRIMEEFFQQGDKERERGMEISPMCDKHTASVEKSQVGFIDYIVHPLWETWADLVQPDAQDILDTLEDNRNWYQSMIPQSPSPPLEERGQDCQGLMEKFQFELTLEEEDSDGPEKDGESLGYFSNTETLCVAQPGEEEPQREATIEIVTEDTSPVDT; encoded by the exons TTCAAGAGGATGCTGAACCGGGAGCTCACCCACCTGTCCGAGATGAGCCGCTCCGGCAACCAAGTGTCCGAGTACATTTCCAACACTTTCCTGG aCAAGCAGAACGATGTGGAGATTCCTTCTCCCACCCAGAAGgacagggagaagaagaaaaaacagcagctcATGACACAGATCAGTGGGGTGAAGAAACTAATGCACAGCTCGAGCTTAAACAACACCAGCATCTCACGGTTTGGGgtgaagacagaaaaggaagatcACCTGGCCAAG GAGCTGGAAGACCTGAATAAGTGGGGCCTCAACATCTTCAACGTGGCCAGGTATTCCCACAACCGGCCGCTCACCTGCATCATGTACGCCATATTCCAG gaGCGGGATCTGCTGAAAACCTTCAAGATCTCGTCGGACACGTTCGTGACGTACATGATGACCCTGGAGGACCACTACCACTCAGATGTGGCCTACCACAACAGCCTGCACGCTGCTGACGTGGCCCAGTCCACCCatgtgctgctctccacccctgccctggat GCTGTCTTCACGGATCTGGAAATCCTCGCTGCCATTTTTGCAGCTGCAATCCATGATGTGGATCACCCCGGGGTCTCCAATCAATTCCTGATTAACACAA ATTCCGAGCTGGCCCTGATGTACAACGACGAATCCGTGCTGGAGAACCACCACCTGGCCGTGGGCTTcaaactgctccaggaggagcacTGTGACATCTTCCAGAACCTGACCAAGAAGCAGCGCCAGACCCTCAGGAAGATGGTGATTGACATG GTGTTGGCCACTGATATGTCCAAGCACATGAGTCTGTTGGCTGATCTGAAGACTATGGTGGAAACTAAGAAGGTGACCAGTTCAGGAGTTCTCCTTCTGGACAACTACACAGACAGAATACAG GTTCTCCGGAACATGGTGCATTGTGCCGACCTGAGCAATCCCACAAAGTCTCTGGAGCTCTACCGGCAGTGGACGGACAGGATCATGGAGGAGTTCTTCCAGCAGGGAGacaaggagagggagagaggcaTGGAAATCAGCCCCATGTGTGACAAGCACACGGCCTCCGTGGAAAAATCCCAG GTGGGATTCATCGACTACATCGTCCATCCGCTCTGGGAGACGTGGGCTGACCTGGTGCAGCCCGACGCCCAGGACATCCTGGACACTCTGGAGGACAACAGGAACTGGTACCAGAGCATGATACCTCAGAGCCCATCCCCTCCCCTGGAGGAGCGGGGCCAGGACTGCCAGGGCCTGATGGAGAAGTTCCAGTTTGAACTGAcgctggaggaggaggattcGGATGGGCCCGAGAAGGACGGCGAGAGCCTCGGCTACTTCAGCAATACAGAGACGCTCTGCGTGGCCCAGCCCGGGGAGGAGGAGCCCCAGAGGGAGGCCACCATCGAGATTGTGACAGAAGACACATCTCCTGTGGACACATAA
- the PDE4B gene encoding cAMP-specific 3',5'-cyclic phosphodiesterase 4B isoform X4 — protein sequence MGFGRQRSKHFKRMLNRELTHLSEMSRSGNQVSEYISNTFLDKQNDVEIPSPTQKDREKKKKQQLMTQISGVKKLMHSSSLNNTSISRFGVKTEKEDHLAKELEDLNKWGLNIFNVARYSHNRPLTCIMYAIFQERDLLKTFKISSDTFVTYMMTLEDHYHSDVAYHNSLHAADVAQSTHVLLSTPALDAVFTDLEILAAIFAAAIHDVDHPGVSNQFLINTNSELALMYNDESVLENHHLAVGFKLLQEEHCDIFQNLTKKQRQTLRKMVIDMVLATDMSKHMSLLADLKTMVETKKVTSSGVLLLDNYTDRIQVLRNMVHCADLSNPTKSLELYRQWTDRIMEEFFQQGDKERERGMEISPMCDKHTASVEKSQVGFIDYIVHPLWETWADLVQPDAQDILDTLEDNRNWYQSMIPQSPSPPLEERGQDCQGLMEKFQFELTLEEEDSDGPEKDGESLGYFSNTETLCVAQPGEEEPQREATIEIVTEDTSPVDT from the exons TTCAAGAGGATGCTGAACCGGGAGCTCACCCACCTGTCCGAGATGAGCCGCTCCGGCAACCAAGTGTCCGAGTACATTTCCAACACTTTCCTGG aCAAGCAGAACGATGTGGAGATTCCTTCTCCCACCCAGAAGgacagggagaagaagaaaaaacagcagctcATGACACAGATCAGTGGGGTGAAGAAACTAATGCACAGCTCGAGCTTAAACAACACCAGCATCTCACGGTTTGGGgtgaagacagaaaaggaagatcACCTGGCCAAG GAGCTGGAAGACCTGAATAAGTGGGGCCTCAACATCTTCAACGTGGCCAGGTATTCCCACAACCGGCCGCTCACCTGCATCATGTACGCCATATTCCAG gaGCGGGATCTGCTGAAAACCTTCAAGATCTCGTCGGACACGTTCGTGACGTACATGATGACCCTGGAGGACCACTACCACTCAGATGTGGCCTACCACAACAGCCTGCACGCTGCTGACGTGGCCCAGTCCACCCatgtgctgctctccacccctgccctggat GCTGTCTTCACGGATCTGGAAATCCTCGCTGCCATTTTTGCAGCTGCAATCCATGATGTGGATCACCCCGGGGTCTCCAATCAATTCCTGATTAACACAA ATTCCGAGCTGGCCCTGATGTACAACGACGAATCCGTGCTGGAGAACCACCACCTGGCCGTGGGCTTcaaactgctccaggaggagcacTGTGACATCTTCCAGAACCTGACCAAGAAGCAGCGCCAGACCCTCAGGAAGATGGTGATTGACATG GTGTTGGCCACTGATATGTCCAAGCACATGAGTCTGTTGGCTGATCTGAAGACTATGGTGGAAACTAAGAAGGTGACCAGTTCAGGAGTTCTCCTTCTGGACAACTACACAGACAGAATACAG GTTCTCCGGAACATGGTGCATTGTGCCGACCTGAGCAATCCCACAAAGTCTCTGGAGCTCTACCGGCAGTGGACGGACAGGATCATGGAGGAGTTCTTCCAGCAGGGAGacaaggagagggagagaggcaTGGAAATCAGCCCCATGTGTGACAAGCACACGGCCTCCGTGGAAAAATCCCAG GTGGGATTCATCGACTACATCGTCCATCCGCTCTGGGAGACGTGGGCTGACCTGGTGCAGCCCGACGCCCAGGACATCCTGGACACTCTGGAGGACAACAGGAACTGGTACCAGAGCATGATACCTCAGAGCCCATCCCCTCCCCTGGAGGAGCGGGGCCAGGACTGCCAGGGCCTGATGGAGAAGTTCCAGTTTGAACTGAcgctggaggaggaggattcGGATGGGCCCGAGAAGGACGGCGAGAGCCTCGGCTACTTCAGCAATACAGAGACGCTCTGCGTGGCCCAGCCCGGGGAGGAGGAGCCCCAGAGGGAGGCCACCATCGAGATTGTGACAGAAGACACATCTCCTGTGGACACATAA
- the PDE4B gene encoding cAMP-specific 3',5'-cyclic phosphodiesterase 4B isoform X5: MLQEFKRMLNRELTHLSEMSRSGNQVSEYISNTFLDKQNDVEIPSPTQKDREKKKKQQLMTQISGVKKLMHSSSLNNTSISRFGVKTEKEDHLAKELEDLNKWGLNIFNVARYSHNRPLTCIMYAIFQERDLLKTFKISSDTFVTYMMTLEDHYHSDVAYHNSLHAADVAQSTHVLLSTPALDAVFTDLEILAAIFAAAIHDVDHPGVSNQFLINTNSELALMYNDESVLENHHLAVGFKLLQEEHCDIFQNLTKKQRQTLRKMVIDMVLATDMSKHMSLLADLKTMVETKKVTSSGVLLLDNYTDRIQVLRNMVHCADLSNPTKSLELYRQWTDRIMEEFFQQGDKERERGMEISPMCDKHTASVEKSQVGFIDYIVHPLWETWADLVQPDAQDILDTLEDNRNWYQSMIPQSPSPPLEERGQDCQGLMEKFQFELTLEEEDSDGPEKDGESLGYFSNTETLCVAQPGEEEPQREATIEIVTEDTSPVDT; encoded by the exons TTCAAGAGGATGCTGAACCGGGAGCTCACCCACCTGTCCGAGATGAGCCGCTCCGGCAACCAAGTGTCCGAGTACATTTCCAACACTTTCCTGG aCAAGCAGAACGATGTGGAGATTCCTTCTCCCACCCAGAAGgacagggagaagaagaaaaaacagcagctcATGACACAGATCAGTGGGGTGAAGAAACTAATGCACAGCTCGAGCTTAAACAACACCAGCATCTCACGGTTTGGGgtgaagacagaaaaggaagatcACCTGGCCAAG GAGCTGGAAGACCTGAATAAGTGGGGCCTCAACATCTTCAACGTGGCCAGGTATTCCCACAACCGGCCGCTCACCTGCATCATGTACGCCATATTCCAG gaGCGGGATCTGCTGAAAACCTTCAAGATCTCGTCGGACACGTTCGTGACGTACATGATGACCCTGGAGGACCACTACCACTCAGATGTGGCCTACCACAACAGCCTGCACGCTGCTGACGTGGCCCAGTCCACCCatgtgctgctctccacccctgccctggat GCTGTCTTCACGGATCTGGAAATCCTCGCTGCCATTTTTGCAGCTGCAATCCATGATGTGGATCACCCCGGGGTCTCCAATCAATTCCTGATTAACACAA ATTCCGAGCTGGCCCTGATGTACAACGACGAATCCGTGCTGGAGAACCACCACCTGGCCGTGGGCTTcaaactgctccaggaggagcacTGTGACATCTTCCAGAACCTGACCAAGAAGCAGCGCCAGACCCTCAGGAAGATGGTGATTGACATG GTGTTGGCCACTGATATGTCCAAGCACATGAGTCTGTTGGCTGATCTGAAGACTATGGTGGAAACTAAGAAGGTGACCAGTTCAGGAGTTCTCCTTCTGGACAACTACACAGACAGAATACAG GTTCTCCGGAACATGGTGCATTGTGCCGACCTGAGCAATCCCACAAAGTCTCTGGAGCTCTACCGGCAGTGGACGGACAGGATCATGGAGGAGTTCTTCCAGCAGGGAGacaaggagagggagagaggcaTGGAAATCAGCCCCATGTGTGACAAGCACACGGCCTCCGTGGAAAAATCCCAG GTGGGATTCATCGACTACATCGTCCATCCGCTCTGGGAGACGTGGGCTGACCTGGTGCAGCCCGACGCCCAGGACATCCTGGACACTCTGGAGGACAACAGGAACTGGTACCAGAGCATGATACCTCAGAGCCCATCCCCTCCCCTGGAGGAGCGGGGCCAGGACTGCCAGGGCCTGATGGAGAAGTTCCAGTTTGAACTGAcgctggaggaggaggattcGGATGGGCCCGAGAAGGACGGCGAGAGCCTCGGCTACTTCAGCAATACAGAGACGCTCTGCGTGGCCCAGCCCGGGGAGGAGGAGCCCCAGAGGGAGGCCACCATCGAGATTGTGACAGAAGACACATCTCCTGTGGACACATAA
- the PDE4B gene encoding cAMP-specific 3',5'-cyclic phosphodiesterase 4B isoform X3, with translation MPEANYLLSVSWGYIKFKRMLNRELTHLSEMSRSGNQVSEYISNTFLDKQNDVEIPSPTQKDREKKKKQQLMTQISGVKKLMHSSSLNNTSISRFGVKTEKEDHLAKELEDLNKWGLNIFNVARYSHNRPLTCIMYAIFQERDLLKTFKISSDTFVTYMMTLEDHYHSDVAYHNSLHAADVAQSTHVLLSTPALDAVFTDLEILAAIFAAAIHDVDHPGVSNQFLINTNSELALMYNDESVLENHHLAVGFKLLQEEHCDIFQNLTKKQRQTLRKMVIDMVLATDMSKHMSLLADLKTMVETKKVTSSGVLLLDNYTDRIQVLRNMVHCADLSNPTKSLELYRQWTDRIMEEFFQQGDKERERGMEISPMCDKHTASVEKSQVGFIDYIVHPLWETWADLVQPDAQDILDTLEDNRNWYQSMIPQSPSPPLEERGQDCQGLMEKFQFELTLEEEDSDGPEKDGESLGYFSNTETLCVAQPGEEEPQREATIEIVTEDTSPVDT, from the exons ATGCCTGAAGCCAATTATTTGTTATCTGTGTCTTGGGGTTACATTAAG TTCAAGAGGATGCTGAACCGGGAGCTCACCCACCTGTCCGAGATGAGCCGCTCCGGCAACCAAGTGTCCGAGTACATTTCCAACACTTTCCTGG aCAAGCAGAACGATGTGGAGATTCCTTCTCCCACCCAGAAGgacagggagaagaagaaaaaacagcagctcATGACACAGATCAGTGGGGTGAAGAAACTAATGCACAGCTCGAGCTTAAACAACACCAGCATCTCACGGTTTGGGgtgaagacagaaaaggaagatcACCTGGCCAAG GAGCTGGAAGACCTGAATAAGTGGGGCCTCAACATCTTCAACGTGGCCAGGTATTCCCACAACCGGCCGCTCACCTGCATCATGTACGCCATATTCCAG gaGCGGGATCTGCTGAAAACCTTCAAGATCTCGTCGGACACGTTCGTGACGTACATGATGACCCTGGAGGACCACTACCACTCAGATGTGGCCTACCACAACAGCCTGCACGCTGCTGACGTGGCCCAGTCCACCCatgtgctgctctccacccctgccctggat GCTGTCTTCACGGATCTGGAAATCCTCGCTGCCATTTTTGCAGCTGCAATCCATGATGTGGATCACCCCGGGGTCTCCAATCAATTCCTGATTAACACAA ATTCCGAGCTGGCCCTGATGTACAACGACGAATCCGTGCTGGAGAACCACCACCTGGCCGTGGGCTTcaaactgctccaggaggagcacTGTGACATCTTCCAGAACCTGACCAAGAAGCAGCGCCAGACCCTCAGGAAGATGGTGATTGACATG GTGTTGGCCACTGATATGTCCAAGCACATGAGTCTGTTGGCTGATCTGAAGACTATGGTGGAAACTAAGAAGGTGACCAGTTCAGGAGTTCTCCTTCTGGACAACTACACAGACAGAATACAG GTTCTCCGGAACATGGTGCATTGTGCCGACCTGAGCAATCCCACAAAGTCTCTGGAGCTCTACCGGCAGTGGACGGACAGGATCATGGAGGAGTTCTTCCAGCAGGGAGacaaggagagggagagaggcaTGGAAATCAGCCCCATGTGTGACAAGCACACGGCCTCCGTGGAAAAATCCCAG GTGGGATTCATCGACTACATCGTCCATCCGCTCTGGGAGACGTGGGCTGACCTGGTGCAGCCCGACGCCCAGGACATCCTGGACACTCTGGAGGACAACAGGAACTGGTACCAGAGCATGATACCTCAGAGCCCATCCCCTCCCCTGGAGGAGCGGGGCCAGGACTGCCAGGGCCTGATGGAGAAGTTCCAGTTTGAACTGAcgctggaggaggaggattcGGATGGGCCCGAGAAGGACGGCGAGAGCCTCGGCTACTTCAGCAATACAGAGACGCTCTGCGTGGCCCAGCCCGGGGAGGAGGAGCCCCAGAGGGAGGCCACCATCGAGATTGTGACAGAAGACACATCTCCTGTGGACACATAA